The Microbacterium sp. LKL04 sequence GCGGCGGGCCGGCGCTCCTGAGTGGACGAGTCGAGCCCCCGTTGTCCCTCGCAGCCATCGTTCAGAACCCGGTCGGCGGTTGGGGCAACCCGAACGCCATCCGCACGGACACGCTCGGCCTGGGCGCCCAGTTCGCGAACTCGATCGGCATGTACGATCTGCCGTCCTACTACCGCATGTGGGTGCGCGCCGACGGTCGCATCTCGCTCCACTCGATCCTCTTCGAGTCGTGGGTGACCGGTGGCATCCTGGCCGCGATCTTCCCGCTCGCCCTGATCGCTCTGTTCGTCGTGACGCTCTTCCGCGCCAGCGGACGCCTGTACCCGCTGGTCGCGCTCGTCTGCATCCAGGGAGTGTGGGACGTCCTCTTCTCGCCGTGGGCCGAGAACCGCGCAGCACTACTCGCAGCGAGCCTGCTCGTCGCCGCGCTTGCTCTCCGCGACGCCAACCGCCGAAATGACGAAAGCGGCCGAGCAGAGGACATAGTCCCCGCCCGGCCGCTCACGCGCTACGCTTCGTCTCGTCGATGAGATTCAGTGGACTGACACGCAGCGCCTCGCGCTGTACTCAGCCCTCCCCACCGGGGTCGTCGCCGCGGTGGTCTGCCTTCTGATCTGGGACGACCGGACCGCCATCGCTCCCCTGTTCTGGGGTGCGGCGTCGTTCGCCCTGATCTTCAGCGTCGCGTATCTCGTCCGCACCGCGAAGCGACGCTGACCTACTCGGCCCGCTCCACCATCAGCCCGTAGAAGTACCATTCGACGCTGGTTGTGTCTGCGGCGTCAGGCCCGTCACGCCGCACCCGGAAGACGATGGGACGACCGCCGCTGGATGACTCGCACGAGTGGACCTTCGTCGATCGCGAGGTGACCGCAGCTTGCGAGTTGACCACGTTCTTCGTCCCGGTCGTGAAGCCCGCCGGGGTGAAGCCGGACAGGGGCACACCGACCCCATCGGTGAGCTTCATCCAGTCGACGTAGAAGACGACCGAGTTCGTGGACCCGCCCGCCGTCGACCACAGAGCGTAGACGCTGACGGCTGCCCACGATGGGGGCACGTCCGCGACCGCGGCGATGATGTTGTCGTTCGAGTCGGAGAACCGGAAGCAAGGCACGTTCGCCGGGGTCTTCCCGATCTCGCACACGCCCGGATAGCAGCGTCACGTCGAACGACTTCGCCGGGATGAAGAACCGGTCCATAGTCGGTGCGGGCGTCCAGTAAGGCGTGGACCCCGCGTCCGGGATGAAGTAGCGCTTGGCCGCGTCCGCGCACGCCTGTGATCCAGCTGCATTCGGGTGGATGCCGTCGCTGCTTATCAGGTCGGCAGTGAAGTTGCCGTAGTCCAGGAACGCCTGCGCCGCGTCGATCAGCCCCCATCCGTTCGCGAGGGCCACGTCGCGTACGTCGCGGGATCGCTTCAGGCTGTTCGCCTGATCCGGGTCGAGGTTGCCCTTCGGCGGCTGCGCGACAGCGATGAGCTCGGTCTTCGGGTAGTACCCGAGACCCACCTCTGTGTCTCCATGATGGAGTCGCGGTAGTAGGCCAGCGCACTGTTGTACCCAAAGCTCAGCATCACGGCGGTCGGCTCGACCGGCAGCGTCTCGAGGAACCGCGACACGTTGCTGTTCTCGCACGGGTAGTGCGAACCCGCTCCCGGCTTGCTTCCGTTGTAGACAGTGAGCGTGCGAGCACCCGTGTCTGCCTGGATGGTGACAGGAGCTTCATACTGCTGCACAGCGTCGTCCCACACACGCCAGGTGATCGTCCACGCAGGGAAGATCGTGCCGAGCCAGACCAGGAGCAGGTAGATCCACTCCGTCGTCTCGTGACACGTCGAGTCGCTGAGTACACCGAGCACGGCATCCTTGCGCCCACGTCGCATCGTCGAGATCAGGCGCGACGGCGCAGACCGGACAGGCTTGGCCGCTAGTACAGATCCACGTCAGCCCCGCACAACCTCCGCCAGGCGCTCGCCGACCCGCTTCGCATCCTCTTCCGATGCCGCTTCGACCATGACCCGCACGAGTTGTTCGGTTCCCGACGGGCGCAGCAACACTCGGCCGGTGTCGCCGAGTTCCGCTTCGACGGCCTCGACCGCAGCGAGTACGTCGGCATCGGTGGCACGCGACCGCTCGACGCCCTTGACGTTGATCAGCACCTGCGGGAAGACGGTCATGACCTTTGCGAGTTCCGACAGCGGCTTGCGCTGACGCGCGACCTCCGCGGCGAGGTGCAGTCCCGTGAGGACACCGTCGCCCGTCGTCGCGTACTCGCTCATGATGACGTGGCCGCTCTGCTCACCGCCGAGCGAGAACCCGCCCTCGTTCATGCGCTCGAGAACGTAACGGTCGCCGACGCCGGTCGTTTCGAGGTGGATGGCGTTGTCGGCCATCGCTCGGTGCAGGCCGAGGTTGCTCATCACGGTGGCGACGAGCGTGTCGTCCTTCAGCAGCCCGCGCTGTTTCATCGATACCGCGAGGATCGCCATGATCTGGTCGCCGTCGATGATGCGGCCGTCGGCGTCGACGGCGAGGCAGCGGTCGGCGTCGCCGTCGTGGGCGATGCCGAGGTCGGCGCCGGTGCGGAGCACTTCGGCGACGAGAACGTCGAGGTGGGTGGAGCCGACGCCTTCGTTGATGTTGAGGCCGTTGGGGTCGGCGCCAATGACGGTGACCTTGGCGCCCGCGTCGCGGAAAGTCTCGGGCGAGACTCCGGACGCGGCGCCGTGCGCGCAATCGAGCACGACGTGCAGCCCACGAAGGCTGGTGCGCAGCGACGCGAGCAGGTGCACGACGTAGCGGTCTTCGGCATCGGCAAACCGGCTGATACGACCGACCGCTCCCCCGGTGGGCGCGAGCTTCGGGCCGGTCATCGCTTCTTCGATGCGCCGTTCGACGACATCGGGCAGTTTGACGCCGCCGCGCGCGAAGATCTTGATGCCGTTGTCGGGTGCCGGGTTGTGCGACGCCGAGATCATGACGCCGAAGTCGGCGTCGATGTCGCCGACGAGGAAGGCGGCGGCAGGGGTCGGCAAGACACCGGCATCGAGGACGTCCACGCCGGACGAGGCGAGCCCCGCGGCGACGGCCGCGCTCAAGAAGTGCCCGGAGACCCGGGGGTCGCGTGCGACGACAGCGGTGAGGCGCTTGCCGGCGGCTTTGCGTGCGTTCGCGATACGACCCTGGCCCAGGACGACAGCGGTCGCCTGGGCCAGGGTGAGCGCGAGATCGGCGGTGAGGGGGCCGTTCGCGAGGCCCCGCACACCGTCCGTCCCGAACAGTGCCATCGAAGGATTAACGCTTCGAGTACTGAGGAGCCTTACGCGCCTTCTTGAGACCAGCCTTCTTGCGCTCCTTGACGCGAGCGTCACGGGAGAGGAAGCCGGCCTTCTTGAGGGTCGGGCGGTTGTTCTCTTCGTCGATCTGGTTCAGCGACCGCGCGATGCCGAGGCGCAGGGCGCCGGCCTGGCCCGAGGGGCCACCACCCGAGATGCGGGCGATCACGTCGTAGCCACCGGCGAGGCCGAGGACCGTGAACGGGTCGTTGATCAGCTGCTGGTGCAGCTTGTTGGGGAAGTAGTCCTCGATCGTGCGGCCGTTCACCGTGATGGTGCCCGAGCCGGGGACCAGGCGCACGCGGGCGATGGCCTGCTTGCGGCGGCCGACAGCGGCACCGGGGACGGAGAGCACGGGACGGACCGGGGCAGCCTCAGCGGCGGCCGGGGTCTCGGTCGAGTAGTTCTCAGGGGTCTGGTCGAGGGAATCAGCGATCTTCGCCATCAGATAATCCTTATTCTTCTCGGCGGCGCTTACTGGGCGACCTGGTCGAAGGTGTACGTGGTGGGCTGCTGGGCAGCGTGGGGGTGCTCAGCACCGCGGTAGACCTTCAGCTTCGTCAGCTGCTGACGACCCAGGCTGTTCTTGGGGAGCATGCCGCGGACGGCCTTCTCGACAGCGCGAACCGAGTTCTTCTCGAGGAGCTCGGAGTAGGTGACCGACTTGAGGCCGCCCGGGTAACCCGAGTGGCGGTAGGCCTTCTTCTGCTCGAGCTTCTGGCCGGTGAGGGCCACCTTGTCGGCATTGATGATGATCACGAAGTCGCCGGTGTCGACGTGGTTCGCGAACGTGGGCTTGTGCTTGCCGCGCAGGAGCGTGGCAGCGTGCGAGGCGAGGCGGCCGAGAACGACGTCGGATGCGTCGATGACCACCCACTCGCGGGTGATCTCACCAGCCTTGGGCGTGTAAGTGCGCGTCACAGTAGTGCTGCTTTCATAGATTCGAACGGAGGAGTTCGTGAATCCCACTCCGGGGTGGTTCGCTCGGGATACCGATCGAACACGCCAGTGGAGGGCTCACGTTCGCGGTGCGAGGCCAGCAGGGCGCAGGCACCAAAGGGATACGATACACCTTCTGCCCACCGCAACAAACTTCCCTCAGAAACCTAGTTGCTCCCGCAACGGAAGGACCCACCGGCGTTACAAGCGACTGGTAGCTTCCCGTTGGACAACGGTCGCTCACAACTATCGACGAACGCAGGACACCATGAATCTGATAGTCGTTCCGAATCACGAGGGACATCGCTTGACGTACGTGCGGCACCTTGTCGACGACCTCCACCGTAACGGCGAGGACTACCTGATCGCGGCCACCCGAGAAGCCGTTGCGTCCCGCGACTGGTCGATACATTTGAGTGATCAGAACACAGTTCGCGTAGTTCACCCTGCGTCGTTCGCCCCCTCGGATGTGCTGGCGACCGCGAGTGCGTCAGATGCGAGGACCATCTTGCTTCCCGATGGCGACTCCTGGCTAGCGTGGCTCGCCGTGAACAAAGTTCCCAAGTCGGTCGAGTCGCTGAGACTGCTTGTAATGCGCCCCGACGGGCAGCACTCCTCGACCGTCGTCGCGGCAATGCAGACACTCGTCAAAGCCTCCATCCGATCCCTCGTGCGCCTTCGGCACGCTCGAGTGGGGGTTTTGACCCTGACCGACTCGCACGCGCGTTCTTGGGGTCGTTGGGGAGTGCCTGACCCGGTCGTCTTCACAACCACTCAGGACTCGCGGGATTGGGCGAAAGGCATTTGTGGCCGCGATTCTGAAGCATCTGGATGGGCCGCAGTCGTCGGCGGTATAAACGCACGAAAGAACATCGATGTCGTCGCCGATGCCGTCTCCAAGAGCGCTACACGAATCGGACTTATCATCGCCGGCAAGTCTTCCGTCGCGCCTGAGACTCTCGAGCAATGGATGAGCCCGATGACAAGTGCCGGGCGGCCAGTCATTGTCATCCAGGACCACCTGAGCGATTCCGAACTCGACGCACTCATCCTGGAAGCGTCTTGCGTCGTTCTCGCTTATACGAACGTGGGGCCCAGCGGAATCGCCGGAAAAGCTATGACTGCCGGCACGCCAGTCGTCACTGCAGGCTCGCGATCCTTGCACGCGCTATCCCGCGCGTGGCCACGTCACGTGCTGAGCACACGGCTCTCCCCGAGCGACCTGGGTCGCGCGATCACGACGGCTGTCTCAGCAGGCAGGGTAGGAGGCACTAGCGGGGCAACGCCGTCTGACTTCGCGAAACGCCTTCGGATGCTCTGATGCGTCGTGGCTTCGTCGTCAGGATCGCCGCAGTCGGCTTAGCGGCCATCGTCCAGGCGGTCTCACTCCTCGTTATTGCTCGGGGAGCGGGCGCAACTCTTTTCGGAGTCTTCTCGATCGCATTCTCAATTTACATTCTATGCTCGGCCGTAACCGGGTTGGGTCTCAACAATTATGCGCTCCGACTCAATTACGCGTCCCGGAAAGCCCCTGATGTTCTCCGCTCGATGATCGCCTGGCGCACGATTGCAATCCTCGTCTTGCTCGTGCTGATCGCATGTGCCGGCGTCATATCGGAAAAGAGCTTGGCGGGAACCGGGCCTTTTATCTGGTTGGCAGGCGCGGCAGGTGCGTCTGAACAAGTCAGCGATCTGACCCAAGGGATACTCTCCGGCAGACGTGAGGTGCTTAAAGCCGCCATCTTCCTCGTGGCTCAGCGATTATTTGCCTTGGCCGGCGTCATCGTGGGTTTGCTAACAACTGACGTCGCTCTGTGGGCAGGACTGGGATTTGTAGGCTCTTCCGTCCTCGCCGCTGCACCTTGGCTTCGGTATATCGGCCGTCCGCACCGGATGAGGCTGACATTTAAAGGCGCTTCAGCTTACTGGGGAGCGACTGTGACGTCCAGCGCATCTCAGTTGGAGCCGACGATAGTCGGCCTATTCGGGAATGCGGCGACCGCAGGCTTCTATAGCCTCGGCGTTCGGCTGGCCGGCCCCGTCAACCTGGTCACGAACGCAGTCGTAACCATCGCCGTCCCGCAGATGAGCGCCAGCGACACCGCAACAAAGAGATCCATCTATAAGAAGATGCGGAAGTTTGCGATCGCGTCCGCTGGCGCCGCTGTGGTCATTGCGACGCCAGCCGCGTGGGTCGTCGAGCACGCACTTGGTCCGGGCTTTTCAGGATCCGCACCCTTTGTCGCAGCCTTAGTCATAGCCGCCGCCGTCAGCGGTATCAGCCGCACAGCGCAGGCGTTCCTTTATTCAATCGACCGAGCCCGCCCGGCAGCCCTGGCCATCGGGACTGGAACGTGCGTGACGCTGGCAACTCTCGCGATTAGTGGATGGGTGTCGCCAGTTGGGCTCCCGCTGGCTCCAATTCTTGGTCAACTCATCACCATGGTCGCCATACTGCGCGCCGCTCACAAGACTTGAACCGAGTTGCGAGCTGCGGCCCCCGTCTCCCGCGTGAGATCGCCCGTCGCAACACACGTCCAAGATTTCTCGGAAGATCATCACCGGAGTGATCGACGGTCCAACTCCTTGGAATGTTCCGAAGCTTCGGTAGAACTAAACCTTTGCCGAATCGCCCGAGCAGGATTCCCGCCGACGATTGAATACGGCTCCACCGAGCGGGTCACCACGCTTCCAGCAGCGACGACGGCCCCCTCTCCAATCTCGACACCGCCGACCACGATTGCACCTGCACCAATCCAGACATCTCGGCCAATCTGAACGGAGTCGCTGTCCCTCTGAACTCGATCCCCCACCCATGTCGACTCAGCCATAGGAACGCCTACCTGGTCTATTTCGTGATCAAGTCGGCCGACGATCTGAACGTGTCTGGCGATGAGGCAGAAGTCGCCAATCCTGCCATCTACTTCTATGTGAGTTCGCTGCCCGATGGCGACGTTTGAGCCGATGGTGAGCCCGTGAGGACTGGATACGAAGCTCCCCAAGCCCAACCTAAGGTCCGGACCAAACGTGACGTTGGTTCCGACTTGGCGAGCTGCGAGTAGGGATCGGACCACGCGAATTAGTGGCTTCGGTATCCTGCTCCGAGTCGATTCACCCAAGATGAGTTCCTAACCCTGTCGGCCAACCGGAACTGTCGATTTCTTGTGGCGCCTCCTGAAGCGCACGGATCAATCCCTCGGCCATCGCTGCGGCCGAGTAAGCGCCGCGAACCCTCTCCGAGAGAGCCTTCCGGTCCTGTGTACCGGCATGCTCCAAGGCGCCGAGCATCGTCTGCGCGAGAGAGTCGACGTCGTCCGATTCAAAAAACTCAACCCCTCCGAGACGGGCGAGCTCAATTTCCGGCGCGTGTGGCTCTTCGCGCGCCACCAATATCGGCACTCCGAATCCGACGCTCTGAGTGAGACTCAGCCCTGCGTAGCCTGGCGACAGCGCGGCAACTGACCGGGAGTAGACATTGAAGAGGTCCACGGGGTCCGCCATCTGACCGTGGAAGGTGACATTTGCTGAGACCCCTAATTCATAGGCGAGATCTCGAAGCATCGACTCATCCTCCCCCTGACCGACGATGTCCAAACCGACGTTCCTACCGGCTTGGACTAAGCGCTCGATGGCCCGTATTGCTAAATGCACCTTTTTCTCGCCGACCAACCGACCAACGTAGACGAACCGATTCGAATCTGAATCGAGCTGAGCGGGCAGCATTTCCTCCGCGTCGTACAGCGAGTTGGGGGCAACCCAGACAGGATTTGCGGGGAGGCTCGTCAACGCGGGTACCACAC is a genomic window containing:
- a CDS encoding lipopolysaccharide biosynthesis protein, with the protein product MRRGFVVRIAAVGLAAIVQAVSLLVIARGAGATLFGVFSIAFSIYILCSAVTGLGLNNYALRLNYASRKAPDVLRSMIAWRTIAILVLLVLIACAGVISEKSLAGTGPFIWLAGAAGASEQVSDLTQGILSGRREVLKAAIFLVAQRLFALAGVIVGLLTTDVALWAGLGFVGSSVLAAAPWLRYIGRPHRMRLTFKGASAYWGATVTSSASQLEPTIVGLFGNAATAGFYSLGVRLAGPVNLVTNAVVTIAVPQMSASDTATKRSIYKKMRKFAIASAGAAVVIATPAAWVVEHALGPGFSGSAPFVAALVIAAAVSGISRTAQAFLYSIDRARPAALAIGTGTCVTLATLAISGWVSPVGLPLAPILGQLITMVAILRAAHKT
- a CDS encoding glycosyltransferase; this translates as MQTLVKASIRSLVRLRHARVGVLTLTDSHARSWGRWGVPDPVVFTTTQDSRDWAKGICGRDSEASGWAAVVGGINARKNIDVVADAVSKSATRIGLIIAGKSSVAPETLEQWMSPMTSAGRPVIVIQDHLSDSELDALILEASCVVLAYTNVGPSGIAGKAMTAGTPVVTAGSRSLHALSRAWPRHVLSTRLSPSDLGRAITTAVSAGRVGGTSGATPSDFAKRLRML
- the rpsI gene encoding 30S ribosomal protein S9, whose protein sequence is MAKIADSLDQTPENYSTETPAAAEAAPVRPVLSVPGAAVGRRKQAIARVRLVPGSGTITVNGRTIEDYFPNKLHQQLINDPFTVLGLAGGYDVIARISGGGPSGQAGALRLGIARSLNQIDEENNRPTLKKAGFLSRDARVKERKKAGLKKARKAPQYSKR
- a CDS encoding glycosyltransferase, whose protein sequence is MYGYDSVVPALTSLPANPVWVAPNSLYDAEEMLPAQLDSDSNRFVYVGRLVGEKKVHLAIRAIERLVQAGRNVGLDIVGQGEDESMLRDLAYELGVSANVTFHGQMADPVDLFNVYSRSVAALSPGYAGLSLTQSVGFGVPILVAREEPHAPEIELARLGGVEFFESDDVDSLAQTMLGALEHAGTQDRKALSERVRGAYSAAAMAEGLIRALQEAPQEIDSSGWPTGLGTHLG
- the glmM gene encoding phosphoglucosamine mutase, whose protein sequence is MALFGTDGVRGLANGPLTADLALTLAQATAVVLGQGRIANARKAAGKRLTAVVARDPRVSGHFLSAAVAAGLASSGVDVLDAGVLPTPAAAFLVGDIDADFGVMISASHNPAPDNGIKIFARGGVKLPDVVERRIEEAMTGPKLAPTGGAVGRISRFADAEDRYVVHLLASLRTSLRGLHVVLDCAHGAASGVSPETFRDAGAKVTVIGADPNGLNINEGVGSTHLDVLVAEVLRTGADLGIAHDGDADRCLAVDADGRIIDGDQIMAILAVSMKQRGLLKDDTLVATVMSNLGLHRAMADNAIHLETTGVGDRYVLERMNEGGFSLGGEQSGHVIMSEYATTGDGVLTGLHLAAEVARQRKPLSELAKVMTVFPQVLINVKGVERSRATDADVLAAVEAVEAELGDTGRVLLRPSGTEQLVRVMVEAASEEDAKRVGERLAEVVRG
- the rplM gene encoding 50S ribosomal protein L13, whose amino-acid sequence is MTRTYTPKAGEITREWVVIDASDVVLGRLASHAATLLRGKHKPTFANHVDTGDFVIIINADKVALTGQKLEQKKAYRHSGYPGGLKSVTYSELLEKNSVRAVEKAVRGMLPKNSLGRQQLTKLKVYRGAEHPHAAQQPTTYTFDQVAQ
- a CDS encoding DapH/DapD/GlmU-related protein encodes the protein MAESTWVGDRVQRDSDSVQIGRDVWIGAGAIVVGGVEIGEGAVVAAGSVVTRSVEPYSIVGGNPARAIRQRFSSTEASEHSKELDRRSLR